One Gimesia aquarii DNA segment encodes these proteins:
- a CDS encoding CNNM domain-containing protein, with the protein MNWLPLFGAVALFLIGLRLSALFSGSETGFYRVSFLRLNIDANHGDPIAKRLCWFAQNPSYFVATTLIGNNLANDLTTIAISLGIAELYQQSGGAAEIITTILLTPVIFIFGELVPKNLYFRAPSMLLKRYSRWFDFFYRAFWMISYPLVAISQFLERFSPDRNKPAQLVLGRKRLAKVLEEGHLEGLLSNSQKELTRGMFYTAAQSVRKVMIPQSRIKGVTRTTDADQVIQVARMNQLAFIPVRARDNQSEWTAYIKLLDLITSPAPIVPAVYNMPRLQAEFSMLESLYLLRNSSSAYGAVYQNGVQVGIVSQQDLVRSLYLSKGPLMAMSP; encoded by the coding sequence TTGAACTGGCTTCCTCTTTTTGGTGCTGTGGCATTATTTTTAATCGGCCTGCGTCTGTCGGCACTTTTCAGTGGTTCAGAAACAGGCTTCTACCGTGTCAGTTTCTTGCGCCTGAACATTGACGCGAACCATGGAGATCCGATTGCAAAACGACTCTGTTGGTTTGCACAAAATCCCAGCTATTTTGTGGCGACAACATTAATTGGGAACAATCTTGCTAACGACTTAACTACGATTGCGATCTCGCTTGGTATTGCAGAATTGTATCAGCAATCGGGAGGCGCCGCCGAAATCATCACAACAATTTTATTGACACCGGTCATCTTTATTTTTGGTGAGCTCGTTCCCAAAAACTTATATTTTCGAGCTCCCTCAATGTTATTGAAACGTTATAGCCGCTGGTTTGATTTCTTTTATCGCGCATTTTGGATGATTAGTTATCCTCTGGTTGCCATTTCTCAATTTCTGGAACGGTTTTCGCCGGATCGAAATAAACCGGCACAACTGGTCTTGGGACGTAAACGGTTGGCCAAGGTTTTGGAAGAAGGCCACCTTGAAGGCCTGCTGAGTAACTCACAAAAAGAATTGACACGTGGTATGTTTTACACAGCCGCACAATCAGTGAGAAAAGTCATGATTCCACAATCCAGGATCAAAGGAGTCACCCGCACGACAGATGCGGACCAGGTGATCCAGGTAGCGAGAATGAACCAACTGGCGTTCATTCCGGTTCGTGCCCGTGACAATCAGAGTGAATGGACGGCTTATATTAAATTACTCGATCTAATCACGTCACCTGCTCCCATTGTTCCCGCTGTTTATAATATGCCACGTTTGCAGGCCGAGTTTAGTATGCTTGAATCCCTTTATCTGTTGAGAAATTCCTCTTCTGCCTATGGTGCTGTTTATCAGAATGGCGTACAAGTCGGTATTGTCAGCCAACAGGATCTCGTCAGATCACTTTATTTATCCAAGGGACCTTTAATGGCAATGTCTCCCTGA
- the metG gene encoding methionine--tRNA ligase translates to MTQRRILVTAALPYANGDIHIGHLVEYIQTDIWVRFQKLRGHECRFFCADDTHGTAIMIRARQEGRSEEELIADVREKHVADFSGFNIEFDNYGSTNSEQNRRLCHEFWSALLEAGLVHEKEVTQLFDVQENTFLADRFVKGTCPKCKATDQYGDNCDKCGSTYTPADLTDPISTLSNTTPEVRTANHLFVRIEDLHGFLEGWTQSGQHLQSEVANYLKGHFLGDPLRDWDISRPEPYFGFEIPDSPGNYWYVWFDAPIGYIASTLEWCEKTGEDFNLWWKNPETEVHHFIGKDITYFHTLFWPAMLKTAGFNLPEKVHIHGFLSVDGEKMAKSKGTFIKAATYLNHLDPACLRYYYATKLGPRLDDLDLNLEEFVQKVNSDLVGKVVNLASRSAKFVAKTGLSATYPDDGDLFEYAASRSETIAAAYEICDYNGAMREILALADRANKFVEDQKPWELRKDESRQQELQDICTIALNLFRQIIIYLTPVLPRLSAQTGELLNDPITNWGQAQTPLTGVPVNKFQHLFKRIEEKQVQAMTDEVKAEAEAAIQEEAASQWNDSGAALEQEPMSEECTIDDFVKVDLRVARIVSANSVPEADKLLQLTLSLGGNERRNVFAGIKSAYNPEELIGRLVICCANLKPRKMRFGISEGMVLASGPGGKDVFLLTPDEGAVPGQRVH, encoded by the coding sequence ATGACCCAACGTCGTATTTTAGTCACCGCCGCTTTGCCTTATGCTAACGGTGATATTCACATTGGCCATCTCGTGGAATATATCCAGACCGATATCTGGGTTCGATTCCAAAAACTGCGCGGCCATGAGTGTCGCTTTTTCTGTGCCGATGATACCCATGGTACGGCGATTATGATTCGTGCGCGACAGGAAGGACGTTCTGAAGAAGAACTGATAGCTGATGTGCGAGAAAAACATGTCGCTGACTTCTCCGGGTTCAATATTGAATTCGATAACTACGGCAGCACGAACAGCGAGCAGAACCGTCGACTATGCCATGAATTCTGGTCTGCGCTTCTTGAAGCTGGCCTGGTGCATGAGAAGGAAGTCACGCAATTATTCGATGTTCAGGAAAATACGTTTTTGGCAGATCGCTTTGTGAAAGGTACTTGCCCCAAATGTAAGGCCACCGATCAATACGGAGATAACTGCGATAAATGCGGCAGTACGTACACCCCCGCCGACTTGACTGATCCTATCAGCACACTTTCCAATACCACACCCGAAGTCCGAACGGCCAATCATTTGTTTGTCCGCATCGAAGATTTGCATGGATTCCTCGAGGGATGGACACAATCCGGCCAGCACCTGCAAAGCGAAGTAGCCAATTATCTCAAAGGACATTTTTTGGGAGACCCGCTTCGTGATTGGGACATTTCACGACCCGAACCGTATTTCGGTTTTGAAATCCCCGACAGTCCCGGCAACTACTGGTATGTCTGGTTTGATGCACCCATTGGTTATATCGCGTCCACACTCGAATGGTGCGAAAAAACAGGAGAAGACTTCAACCTCTGGTGGAAAAATCCGGAAACTGAAGTTCATCACTTCATTGGTAAAGACATTACTTACTTCCATACCCTCTTCTGGCCGGCCATGCTCAAAACCGCCGGCTTTAATTTGCCAGAGAAGGTTCACATTCATGGGTTTCTGTCTGTGGATGGTGAGAAAATGGCCAAGTCCAAAGGGACATTTATCAAAGCAGCGACCTATTTGAATCATCTCGATCCTGCCTGCCTGCGCTACTATTATGCAACCAAGTTGGGACCAAGACTGGACGACCTCGATTTGAATCTTGAGGAATTTGTTCAGAAAGTGAACTCTGATTTGGTAGGGAAAGTTGTCAATTTGGCAAGTCGTTCCGCCAAGTTTGTTGCTAAAACCGGTTTATCCGCGACTTATCCGGATGATGGTGATCTATTCGAATATGCGGCCAGTCGCAGTGAGACGATCGCCGCCGCCTACGAAATCTGTGATTACAATGGGGCTATGAGAGAAATTCTCGCTCTGGCGGATCGCGCTAATAAATTTGTCGAAGATCAAAAACCATGGGAGTTGCGAAAAGACGAAAGTCGGCAACAGGAACTGCAGGATATTTGTACGATCGCTTTAAATCTGTTCCGCCAGATTATCATCTATTTGACTCCCGTACTTCCCAGGCTCTCCGCACAAACCGGTGAATTGTTGAATGACCCCATCACAAATTGGGGGCAGGCACAAACTCCGTTGACGGGAGTTCCCGTCAATAAATTTCAACATTTGTTTAAACGTATAGAAGAAAAACAGGTACAAGCAATGACCGATGAAGTAAAAGCAGAAGCTGAGGCGGCGATTCAGGAAGAAGCCGCTTCTCAATGGAATGACAGTGGAGCAGCCCTGGAGCAGGAGCCAATGTCAGAAGAATGTACGATCGATGATTTCGTCAAAGTCGACTTGCGCGTGGCACGGATTGTGTCTGCGAACTCTGTTCCCGAAGCTGATAAGCTGCTGCAGCTTACTTTAAGTTTGGGAGGTAATGAACGTCGCAATGTGTTTGCCGGAATTAAGAGTGCCTATAATCCTGAAGAACTGATAGGACGTCTGGTGATCTGTTGTGCTAATCTGAAACCACGCAAAATGAGATTTGGAATCAGCGAAGGCATGGTTCTGGCATCGGGCCCTGGAGGAAAAGACGTCTTTCTGCTGACCCCAGATGAAGGCGCCGTTCCAGGGCAACGCGTTCATTAA
- a CDS encoding family 43 glycosylhydrolase codes for MSSLIKFTIILILLQQFVWADSIVQCDFTRQFQVQLKKGSAIGEASLREHTIVWYPPNKKYYLLADVIPLSSKHHPNTYESEIHLFSSKDLSIWKHHGVAITKGKREGDFDRHGVASPVMATLNNGIIYCPYSARKTETFTQRSVGLAYSSSDPENIPWNKTAQPISDLPGEDDDVAIIKEEKGANFHLYHRSTGPEGYQIVHSESTTPLIESSWPKATPVAKRPQTVRAQELTGVILIDRLYHLLVIEHLYKGGVKIAHLASHNPAGPFHAFQKNQRYLKPSNQPKRAIYSGHITPVMKDGRISAFFWTAHQQGKRYGLIGHPVLKKLTP; via the coding sequence ATGAGTTCATTAATAAAATTCACCATTATTTTGATACTGTTGCAGCAATTTGTATGGGCTGATTCCATTGTACAATGTGATTTCACCAGGCAATTTCAAGTCCAACTTAAGAAAGGCTCTGCAATTGGTGAAGCGAGTCTGCGCGAACATACCATCGTCTGGTATCCTCCAAACAAAAAATATTACCTGCTCGCAGATGTCATCCCTTTAAGTAGCAAACATCATCCCAATACCTACGAATCAGAAATCCATCTTTTTTCAAGCAAAGATTTATCAATTTGGAAGCATCACGGTGTTGCCATCACGAAAGGAAAGAGGGAAGGGGACTTTGATCGTCACGGTGTCGCGAGCCCCGTTATGGCTACATTGAATAACGGAATCATCTACTGTCCCTATAGTGCGCGGAAGACAGAAACATTTACTCAACGAAGTGTGGGTTTAGCGTATTCAAGTTCAGACCCCGAAAACATTCCCTGGAACAAAACAGCTCAACCTATTTCAGATCTTCCGGGAGAAGATGACGACGTAGCAATTATTAAGGAAGAAAAAGGGGCCAACTTTCACCTTTATCATCGCAGTACCGGACCTGAGGGATATCAGATCGTGCATAGTGAATCGACAACCCCTCTCATAGAATCTTCCTGGCCGAAAGCAACTCCTGTTGCAAAACGGCCGCAGACGGTTCGAGCGCAAGAACTGACGGGGGTGATTCTCATTGATCGTCTCTACCACTTATTAGTGATCGAGCATTTATACAAAGGTGGAGTGAAAATTGCCCATTTGGCTTCACACAATCCGGCAGGTCCATTCCACGCTTTCCAGAAAAACCAGAGATATCTCAAGCCGAGCAATCAACCGAAACGAGCTATTTACAGCGGCCACATTACTCCCGTAATGAAAGACGGACGCATCAGTGCCTTTTTCTGGACGGCACATCAACAGGGAAAGCGGTACGGACTCATCGGTCATCCTGTACTAAAAAAGCTAACTCCCTAA
- a CDS encoding serine hydrolase domain-containing protein translates to MRKKTLWIVMSTLTILIGIILLFACGIGYYVYVWLQVSPIVVAPDANEAERLAAVDRWLDKQFEKHKSNGGVLIVREGQVLLLKTCGYTDHTATQRLNAHTAFRLASVSKQFTAAGILRLAEMSLLNLDDPVAKHLDGFVSDKVTIRHLLNQTSGIPDVYMDLAEEHRKELGEVLTISNVVELVKQYGELEHQPGDVMKYSNTNYVLLAGIIESASEMSFEQFMHKELFKPLGMNDTRVWNLLSSERSSNQASDFDQVDEDRTPVETTWIDGVAGDGAVFCSLHDFVIWDQFWEGNPLISDELLNQTVKPPKLNDGTKSDYGFGWIVEQKRHWHNGAWLGANTYFVRYPGSKCCLVVLDNSSNIRLDTVVSHLEEALMPILAKDE, encoded by the coding sequence ATGCGAAAGAAGACTTTGTGGATCGTTATGTCGACACTTACGATATTGATTGGAATCATTTTACTTTTTGCTTGTGGAATTGGCTATTACGTCTATGTATGGCTTCAAGTCAGTCCAATTGTGGTGGCTCCAGATGCAAACGAGGCGGAGCGTCTCGCTGCCGTGGACCGCTGGCTTGATAAGCAGTTTGAGAAACATAAGTCCAACGGCGGCGTTTTGATCGTTCGAGAAGGGCAAGTGTTATTGTTGAAGACCTGTGGATATACCGATCACACTGCGACACAACGATTAAACGCTCACACCGCGTTTCGACTTGCGTCTGTCTCAAAGCAATTCACGGCGGCTGGTATTCTGCGTTTAGCCGAAATGAGTTTGTTGAATCTGGATGATCCGGTCGCGAAGCACCTGGATGGATTCGTGAGTGACAAGGTCACAATTCGTCATTTACTCAACCAGACATCCGGGATACCGGACGTTTACATGGATCTCGCTGAGGAGCATCGGAAAGAACTCGGCGAAGTACTGACGATCTCAAACGTGGTTGAGTTAGTGAAGCAATATGGTGAATTGGAACATCAACCCGGCGACGTGATGAAATACAGCAATACCAATTACGTTCTGCTCGCCGGGATCATCGAATCGGCTTCGGAAATGAGTTTTGAGCAGTTCATGCACAAAGAGTTGTTCAAGCCACTCGGCATGAACGACACACGAGTGTGGAACTTGTTATCGTCCGAACGCTCTTCCAATCAGGCGAGCGATTTTGATCAAGTCGATGAAGATCGGACACCGGTCGAAACGACTTGGATAGACGGTGTTGCCGGTGACGGTGCCGTTTTCTGTAGTCTTCATGATTTTGTGATCTGGGACCAATTCTGGGAAGGTAACCCTCTCATTTCGGATGAACTGCTGAATCAGACGGTTAAACCCCCTAAGCTGAACGATGGTACAAAGTCGGACTATGGTTTTGGATGGATCGTCGAGCAAAAACGCCACTGGCACAATGGTGCGTGGCTAGGTGCTAACACATACTTCGTTCGATATCCGGGAAGTAAATGTTGTTTGGTCGTGCTGGATAATTCGTCAAACATCAGGCTGGACACAGTTGTAAGCCACCTCGAAGAAGCTCTGATGCCAATACTGGCTAAGGACGAGTAG
- a CDS encoding type II secretion system protein, with product MIKTKQQNIKRAGFTLVEVLIVVVILGILAATVLPQFTSASDDAKESSFLQDLQTLRSQIQLYKYQHNGKYPADGSTDTDDFRNALLLSSDKDGTTGAVGTKPFGPYLIGNIPPNPFTGGSGIMIVSDVAGTTPDESAKDGTEIVGWIYNPATGELKGNNAGKASDGRQLDEI from the coding sequence ATGATTAAAACAAAACAACAAAATATCAAACGAGCAGGTTTTACACTTGTCGAAGTTCTAATTGTAGTCGTGATTTTAGGTATCCTGGCTGCCACCGTTTTACCACAATTCACTTCAGCAAGTGACGATGCCAAAGAGTCATCGTTCCTTCAGGATTTGCAGACTTTGCGAAGCCAAATCCAATTATATAAGTATCAACACAACGGCAAATACCCTGCCGATGGTTCAACTGATACTGATGATTTCCGTAACGCCTTGTTGCTTTCCAGCGACAAAGATGGCACGACAGGTGCTGTGGGAACAAAACCATTTGGTCCCTACCTCATTGGTAACATTCCTCCTAATCCATTCACAGGTGGTAGTGGCATTATGATTGTCTCAGATGTTGCTGGTACAACTCCCGATGAATCTGCCAAAGATGGTACTGAGATTGTCGGTTGGATCTATAATCCAGCCACAGGCGAACTCAAAGGAAATAATGCCGGTAAAGCGTCAGACGGTCGTCAACTGGATGAAATTTAA
- a CDS encoding sulfatase-like hydrolase/transferase encodes MQLINYSLGFIFTLLLTTNLLSAEATIQNSPQQRPNILVVLCDDLGYGDLACYGHPVIKSPNIDRFAKEGLTLTSCYSAHPNCSPSRTGLMTGRTPFRVGVYNWIPMYSPMHVRKQEITIATLLRQAGYATCHAGKWHLNGMFNMVGQPQPSDHGFDHWFATQNNALPTHKNPFNFVRNGKPVGNQKGYAAQLVADEAEHWLTELRDKEKPFFMFVCFHEPHEPIASAERFTKFYSAPKGSTLPAHHGNVTQMDDAFGRILKTLDDQKLRENTLIIFTSDNGPAITRRHPHGSSGPLRDKKGATYEGGIRVPGIIQWPTQVESGTTSDVPVSGVDILPTLCAVADIPVPGDRVLDGASILPLFKGEPVKRTKPLYWQFNRSRNELKVAIRDGDWKLLARLDVPTPKPSGGISAQEIDDLKRAKLTGFELYYIKDDIAETTDRSESEPEILKQMKQQMQEIYKEVQAEAPRWPAWEFARYEGKILSEYYRKQAELKKKQIEK; translated from the coding sequence ATGCAACTCATAAATTATTCCCTCGGATTTATTTTCACGCTGTTATTGACAACGAATTTGCTTTCAGCAGAAGCGACGATTCAGAATTCACCACAGCAACGTCCCAATATTCTGGTCGTACTATGTGATGACCTGGGATATGGGGATCTGGCATGCTATGGTCATCCCGTTATCAAAAGTCCGAACATTGATCGCTTTGCCAAAGAGGGGCTCACGCTGACCAGTTGCTACTCAGCGCATCCAAATTGTTCTCCTTCAAGAACTGGCTTGATGACGGGCCGCACTCCCTTCCGAGTTGGAGTCTATAACTGGATTCCCATGTACTCCCCCATGCATGTCCGCAAGCAGGAAATCACAATTGCTACACTGTTACGGCAGGCGGGTTACGCGACATGTCACGCTGGTAAATGGCATTTGAACGGCATGTTTAATATGGTAGGACAACCCCAGCCGTCAGATCATGGATTCGACCACTGGTTTGCCACTCAAAATAACGCGCTGCCCACTCACAAAAATCCCTTTAATTTTGTGAGAAATGGAAAGCCGGTAGGGAATCAGAAAGGTTACGCCGCACAGCTTGTAGCTGATGAAGCAGAGCATTGGTTAACAGAATTACGAGACAAGGAGAAACCATTCTTCATGTTTGTCTGTTTTCACGAACCACACGAACCGATTGCCAGTGCAGAGCGATTTACCAAATTCTATTCCGCTCCCAAAGGCTCGACACTGCCTGCACATCATGGCAATGTCACTCAGATGGACGACGCCTTTGGTCGCATTTTGAAAACATTAGACGACCAGAAACTACGCGAGAATACACTCATCATTTTTACCAGCGATAATGGCCCCGCAATTACGAGACGCCATCCGCACGGATCTTCCGGGCCTTTACGCGATAAAAAAGGAGCCACCTACGAAGGTGGGATTCGTGTTCCCGGCATTATCCAGTGGCCGACACAGGTTGAATCTGGCACAACGAGCGATGTTCCCGTGAGTGGTGTTGATATCCTCCCAACATTGTGTGCGGTTGCCGATATCCCCGTTCCAGGTGACCGTGTACTGGATGGAGCCAGCATTTTACCACTTTTCAAAGGAGAGCCAGTCAAACGCACAAAGCCCCTGTATTGGCAGTTCAATCGGTCGCGCAATGAACTAAAGGTGGCAATCCGAGATGGTGACTGGAAACTACTGGCTCGACTGGACGTACCGACTCCCAAACCCTCCGGTGGTATTTCGGCTCAAGAAATTGACGACCTGAAACGTGCAAAGCTTACCGGATTTGAGCTGTATTACATCAAGGATGATATCGCCGAGACAACCGATCGTTCTGAAAGTGAGCCAGAAATCCTGAAACAGATGAAACAGCAGATGCAGGAAATTTACAAAGAAGTTCAAGCAGAAGCACCTCGCTGGCCCGCCTGGGAATTTGCCAGATACGAAGGAAAAATTCTTTCAGAATATTACCGCAAACAAGCTGAACTTAAGAAAAAGCAGATTGAAAAGTAA
- a CDS encoding DUF1549 and DUF1553 domain-containing protein has product MKIKQKFNRLLIVVAAMTVCPLISYAADQPLQVSPEKIELSGLLDYFQIQVSVLNNGKITQDLTHQVKYTSLTPKILEVNTEGLVRPVGFGKGRIQIQHAGKKDEVSVEVKARPNGKNASFVMDVVPILNKGGCSLGGCHASQFGKGGFKLSLFGYAPEQDYPEIARDNRQRRISILQPEKSLILQKASMAIAHGGGRRFAKDSYEYRILHTWISEAVTEIDDKEAKVVGMEVTPISRRYKKGDVQQLRVIAEYSDGTKRDVTAQAQYDSLVETIATVTPRGKMEIQGSGQTAVMVRYMGQAKLSTIISPYKTKVNLADFKPHNFIDELIKKRFDELGLEPSPVCSDEVFIRRAFVDSIGTLPSPEKVKTFLASKAPDKRSQLIDELLGLTGDPARDIYVEPWSAYWGMKWGDLLRNNRNKVGDGGMWAFSNWIRQSLRENKPVNEFVNEIITAQGSIYQNGPANYFKIASNPQDLAEATAQIFLGVRMQCAKCHHHPFEVYSQKDYYSLAAFFTRVGNKASVDFGALGQDTIIKVKNSGSIRHPRTRKTMQPTPLLGEPIDVSSYRDFRRPLARWITSPGNRLFSRNIVNRFWSYYMATGFVEPIDDMRETNPASNPELLEALADHFVDSGYNLKELMRVIMNSRAYQLSSEPRPENAANTRFYTHFNVKRLSAEVMLDALDDLTGAQERFSGVPQGTRAIELPDPNYTSYFLDTLGRPKRVITCECERTSQPNLSQVLQVANGQLINSKLAVKNGRIEQFLKAKTADHDVFTEMYLAAFSRFPTKQELASCDAVVKASKNKREGYQDVMWALCNSREFLFNH; this is encoded by the coding sequence GTGAAGATAAAACAGAAATTCAACAGACTTTTGATTGTTGTTGCAGCAATGACAGTCTGCCCATTGATTTCATATGCAGCCGATCAACCACTTCAGGTGTCACCCGAAAAAATAGAATTGTCAGGACTGTTGGATTATTTTCAGATTCAAGTCTCTGTTTTGAACAATGGGAAAATTACTCAAGATCTGACCCATCAAGTCAAATACACAAGTTTGACTCCAAAAATTTTAGAGGTCAACACGGAAGGTCTGGTGCGCCCTGTTGGCTTCGGAAAAGGCCGTATCCAAATTCAACATGCTGGCAAGAAAGATGAAGTTTCCGTGGAAGTCAAAGCCCGACCGAATGGAAAGAATGCCAGTTTTGTAATGGATGTCGTTCCGATATTGAACAAAGGAGGTTGCAGTCTGGGGGGTTGTCACGCCTCACAGTTTGGTAAGGGCGGATTTAAATTATCTTTGTTCGGATATGCCCCGGAACAAGATTATCCGGAAATCGCGCGTGATAATCGGCAACGCCGAATTTCCATTTTACAACCTGAAAAAAGTCTCATATTGCAAAAGGCCTCTATGGCAATCGCGCATGGTGGAGGTAGACGATTTGCCAAAGACTCATACGAATATCGTATTCTTCACACTTGGATTTCGGAAGCAGTCACGGAAATTGATGATAAGGAAGCCAAAGTCGTCGGTATGGAAGTAACGCCTATTTCGCGACGCTACAAAAAAGGGGACGTACAGCAACTGCGTGTCATCGCAGAATATAGTGATGGAACAAAACGGGATGTCACTGCGCAGGCTCAATATGACAGTCTGGTGGAAACGATAGCGACAGTCACTCCACGAGGTAAAATGGAAATTCAGGGATCAGGTCAGACAGCGGTCATGGTCCGTTATATGGGTCAGGCCAAACTTTCAACGATTATTTCCCCGTATAAAACGAAGGTCAATCTGGCTGATTTCAAACCACATAACTTTATTGATGAACTCATCAAAAAACGGTTTGATGAGCTTGGACTTGAGCCTTCACCTGTCTGCAGTGATGAAGTCTTTATTCGCCGGGCGTTCGTCGATTCCATCGGTACATTACCTTCACCGGAAAAAGTAAAAACGTTTCTGGCCTCGAAGGCACCTGATAAACGGAGCCAGCTGATTGATGAATTACTTGGTCTCACCGGTGATCCCGCGCGTGACATCTACGTCGAACCATGGAGCGCGTACTGGGGGATGAAGTGGGGTGACCTTCTGCGAAATAATCGTAATAAAGTGGGCGACGGTGGAATGTGGGCATTCTCCAACTGGATTCGTCAATCATTACGCGAAAATAAGCCTGTTAATGAATTCGTGAACGAAATTATTACGGCTCAAGGATCGATTTATCAGAACGGTCCTGCCAACTATTTCAAAATTGCAAGTAACCCCCAAGATCTCGCAGAAGCCACCGCGCAGATCTTTTTAGGAGTTCGTATGCAATGTGCCAAGTGCCATCACCATCCCTTTGAAGTCTACAGCCAGAAAGATTATTACAGCCTGGCGGCATTCTTCACACGTGTTGGCAATAAGGCAAGCGTCGATTTTGGAGCACTGGGTCAGGATACGATCATCAAGGTAAAAAATAGTGGCTCAATTCGACATCCTCGTACAAGAAAGACCATGCAACCCACCCCCTTACTGGGTGAACCAATTGATGTTTCCTCCTACCGCGATTTCCGACGTCCGTTAGCACGTTGGATTACGAGCCCTGGTAACCGTCTCTTTTCAAGAAATATTGTAAACCGATTCTGGTCTTACTACATGGCAACCGGATTTGTTGAACCCATCGATGACATGCGAGAAACCAATCCGGCTTCTAATCCGGAACTGCTCGAAGCATTGGCTGATCATTTTGTGGATTCCGGTTATAACTTAAAAGAGTTGATGCGCGTCATCATGAATTCACGTGCTTATCAGTTGTCTTCAGAACCTCGTCCAGAAAATGCAGCAAACACTCGTTTTTACACACACTTTAATGTAAAGCGATTATCGGCCGAAGTAATGCTGGATGCCCTCGATGATTTGACAGGTGCTCAGGAACGGTTTAGCGGTGTGCCGCAAGGTACAAGAGCGATTGAGCTACCCGACCCCAATTATACTTCCTATTTTCTGGACACTCTGGGGCGACCAAAGCGTGTCATTACTTGTGAATGCGAACGAACGAGCCAGCCAAATCTGTCTCAGGTTTTGCAGGTTGCCAATGGGCAATTAATTAACAGCAAACTCGCAGTGAAGAACGGACGTATTGAACAGTTTTTGAAAGCGAAAACAGCCGACCATGACGTCTTCACCGAAATGTATTTGGCAGCATTCAGTAGATTTCCGACCAAACAGGAACTGGCAAGCTGTGATGCGGTCGTCAAAGCTTCCAAAAATAAACGGGAAGGATATCAGGACGTAATGTGGGCACTCTGTAATAGCCGAGAATTCCTGTTTAACCACTAA